One Thermofilum pendens Hrk 5 DNA segment encodes these proteins:
- a CDS encoding ABC transporter substrate-binding protein has translation MKKAKVAPILVLVVLATIAPVFAAPETIPREEAIYVGGGMWSPPNNWNPLIPWSAVTGTIGLVYETLYLYNPANGTFIPWIADGQPSFQVSGNTVRITIKLKEARWQDGQPLTSEDVAYTFYEFPKKNTAVYYSSILNYLLSVETPDTRTVVFVCNATTVNYPQIYDFLRSVAIIPKHVWVNKEKPLEDANWPPIGSGMYKASSYTSDRMIWVRDDNWWGTKYFGTPGPRYIVYVMVSSNAVALAMLARGELDWSNYFLPGFSSLVQQYPFLVTWYNKSPWNLPANVAFLFVNTKKTPMDNPTFRKALYYAIDVDKIINTVFEGGVIKALPIGILDIPGYKPFIDTELISRYGYKYDPEKAKQLLDSIGIKDYNGDGWRELPGGKPLKLTIIVPYGWTDWMEAARLIASDLQRVGLYVEAQFPDYSAYSEALYKGTFDMLINNFGSFASISPWVIYNWALWPDAPPVGEYSWSGNFGRYSNPKVTELLHTIANTPLSDVTKLKQLYGQLEQIYLDEMPYIPLWYNGYWFIGSKLYWTGWPSADNPYGVPVTWPGRWQDGGLLVLLKLRPVKTPTTTPTTTPTTPTTPTTPTAPTTPTAPAPDYTPYIVALIVIVAILAVAYMFFVQRKKKEETKPQ, from the coding sequence CGCAGCGCCCGAGACTATACCCAGGGAGGAAGCCATCTACGTCGGCGGCGGAATGTGGTCTCCACCGAACAACTGGAACCCCCTAATACCGTGGTCCGCTGTAACGGGTACAATAGGGCTTGTCTACGAAACATTGTATCTATATAACCCTGCAAACGGAACTTTCATTCCTTGGATAGCCGATGGTCAACCCAGCTTCCAGGTAAGCGGTAATACAGTGAGAATAACAATTAAGCTAAAAGAGGCAAGATGGCAGGACGGGCAACCGCTTACAAGCGAAGATGTTGCGTACACGTTCTACGAGTTTCCGAAGAAAAACACAGCCGTCTATTATTCTAGCATTCTAAACTACCTGCTGTCCGTTGAAACACCCGACACCAGAACCGTAGTTTTTGTCTGCAATGCCACAACCGTAAACTACCCGCAGATCTACGATTTCCTGAGATCAGTCGCTATAATCCCGAAACATGTATGGGTTAACAAGGAAAAACCATTGGAAGATGCAAACTGGCCGCCCATAGGCTCCGGGATGTACAAGGCTAGTAGCTACACGTCTGACCGCATGATATGGGTTCGCGACGATAACTGGTGGGGCACGAAGTACTTCGGAACACCCGGTCCAAGGTATATCGTATACGTCATGGTATCGAGTAACGCTGTTGCTCTAGCGATGCTGGCTCGAGGAGAGCTGGACTGGAGCAACTACTTCCTGCCAGGCTTCTCCAGTCTTGTACAACAATACCCGTTCTTAGTAACCTGGTATAATAAGTCACCGTGGAACCTTCCTGCAAACGTTGCATTCCTCTTTGTGAACACGAAAAAAACGCCCATGGATAACCCTACTTTCCGCAAAGCTCTCTACTACGCTATAGACGTGGATAAAATAATCAACACAGTATTTGAGGGGGGCGTTATCAAAGCCTTACCTATAGGCATACTCGACATACCTGGATACAAGCCTTTCATCGACACAGAACTTATATCTAGGTATGGGTATAAGTACGACCCCGAAAAAGCAAAGCAATTGCTTGACAGCATAGGGATAAAGGACTATAATGGAGACGGGTGGAGAGAGCTACCCGGAGGCAAGCCTTTAAAACTTACTATAATTGTGCCGTATGGCTGGACTGATTGGATGGAGGCAGCCAGACTTATCGCAAGCGATCTCCAGAGAGTAGGACTTTACGTCGAGGCGCAGTTCCCGGACTACTCGGCGTATAGCGAGGCATTGTACAAAGGAACATTTGACATGTTGATAAACAACTTTGGCAGCTTTGCCTCTATATCCCCCTGGGTTATCTACAACTGGGCACTATGGCCCGATGCCCCACCCGTAGGCGAATACTCCTGGAGCGGGAACTTTGGCAGGTACTCTAATCCGAAGGTAACAGAGCTTTTGCACACAATAGCGAATACACCTCTCAGCGATGTTACCAAGCTGAAGCAACTCTACGGTCAACTTGAACAAATATACCTAGACGAGATGCCTTACATACCATTATGGTACAACGGCTACTGGTTCATTGGCTCGAAGCTGTACTGGACAGGATGGCCTAGCGCCGATAACCCGTACGGCGTACCGGTGACGTGGCCTGGGAGGTGGCAAGACGGCGGCTTATTGGTGCTCCTTAAACTCAGACCTGTGAAAACTCCCACAACTACTCCAACAACTACACCGACCACTCCAACTACTCCGACTACCCCCACTGCTCCGACGACGCCTACCGCTCCAGCACCAGACTACACTCCGTACATAGTGGCGCTAATAGTGATAGTCGCTATACTTGCCGTAGCTTACATGTTCTTTGTACAGCGCAAAAAGAAGGAAGAAACCAAGCCTCAATAA